Proteins from a single region of Massilibacterium senegalense:
- a CDS encoding RidA family protein, whose translation MKNEKITRKNPTSIPAPVGNYTHITKIPRNAELYVTSGQVGVDGNGQFPQTMNEQVSNTFINIKTVIDSEDLSAENIIKVNIWATEEIDWEFFDSEWEQLFGNDYPAMTIGYIAELGLPEIKIEIEIWAAKV comes from the coding sequence ATGAAAAACGAAAAAATCACAAGAAAAAACCCAACAAGTATTCCGGCACCAGTTGGCAATTACACACATATTACAAAAATTCCAAGGAATGCAGAGTTATACGTTACATCAGGTCAAGTCGGTGTAGATGGAAATGGACAATTTCCACAAACTATGAATGAACAAGTAAGTAATACATTTATCAATATAAAAACAGTGATAGATTCTGAGGACTTAAGCGCTGAAAACATTATAAAAGTGAACATATGGGCTACTGAGGAAATTGATTGGGAATTTTTTGATTCAGAGTGGGAACAATTATTTGGCAATGATTATCCAGCAATGACGATTGGATATATTGCTGAGTTAGGGTTACCCGAGATAAAAATTGAAATAGAAATTTGGGCAGCTAAAGTATAA
- the vanR gene encoding vancomycin resistance response regulator transcription factor, VanR-F/VanR-M family: MKDISILIADDEEEIAELVAIHLEKEGYHVIKASDGQEAIHIIETQPIDLLVLDIMMPKVDGYEVTRRIREKYNMPIIFLSAKTSDFDKVHGLVIGADDYMTKPFTPIELVARVNAQLRRFMKLNKPNTVTDNQIVLEYGGLVISLEQRLVTLYGETIELTPKEFDILYLLASHPKKIFSVENIFRQVWDEAYFGGGNTVMVHIRTLRKKLKEDKRKDKWIKTVWGVGYTFNG; this comes from the coding sequence ATGAAAGATATTTCGATATTGATTGCTGATGATGAAGAGGAAATTGCCGAACTTGTTGCCATTCATCTGGAAAAAGAGGGGTATCATGTTATTAAAGCATCAGATGGACAAGAGGCTATTCATATCATTGAGACTCAACCTATTGATTTGCTAGTTTTAGATATCATGATGCCAAAAGTGGATGGCTATGAGGTAACCCGCCGTATTCGTGAAAAGTATAATATGCCTATCATATTTTTGAGTGCTAAAACATCCGATTTTGACAAAGTACATGGACTTGTAATTGGAGCAGATGATTATATGACTAAACCTTTCACTCCAATAGAATTGGTAGCTCGTGTTAATGCTCAGCTCCGTCGGTTCATGAAGTTAAATAAGCCTAATACAGTTACAGATAATCAAATCGTCTTAGAGTATGGGGGATTAGTTATTTCTCTTGAGCAGCGTCTAGTTACTCTATATGGAGAAACAATCGAGCTGACACCTAAAGAGTTTGATATTTTGTACTTATTAGCGAGTCACCCTAAGAAGATTTTTAGTGTGGAAAATATTTTTAGGCAGGTGTGGGATGAAGCATATTTTGGAGGTGGTAATACCGTTATGGTTCATATACGTACGCTACGGAAAAAACTTAAAGAAGATAAAAGGAAGGACAAATGGATTAAGACAGTATGGGGAGTAGGGTATACATTCAATGGCTAA
- a CDS encoding SMODS domain-containing nucleotidyltransferase, with translation MTIAEYLESLLEEEKIDDKAKEEIKKKRDEVEIAIRDEFGDKVKTVKYSGSIAKHTAINSSKDLDLAFHFKKESFDTLKEMYNAVFDFLDDNYNVRKQKVSIGLIDFDVDVVPGRRIDEEDDSNNDVFLYRSDDDSRIKTNIEKHKSHITESGCRNVIKLMKIWKNKWNVKFKSFAMELLVIQALEDSVATGLKDRTKEVLEYIVDNVEDINLIDPANSNNNVADVIEYHKKLFMKTTASNCLSYLDDDNDSQLSAWKKVFNDFTGTTNNSYYTGSSVVKRNTSDWGRQPDRRHG, from the coding sequence ATGACTATTGCGGAATATCTTGAATCGTTACTTGAAGAAGAAAAGATTGATGATAAAGCTAAAGAAGAGATTAAGAAAAAGAGAGATGAAGTAGAAATAGCAATAAGAGATGAATTTGGCGATAAGGTTAAAACGGTTAAATACTCAGGGTCTATAGCAAAGCATACAGCAATTAATTCGAGTAAAGATTTAGACCTTGCTTTTCATTTCAAGAAGGAATCATTTGATACATTAAAGGAAATGTATAACGCAGTATTCGACTTTTTAGACGATAATTATAATGTAAGAAAGCAGAAAGTATCAATTGGATTAATAGATTTCGATGTTGATGTAGTTCCTGGTCGTCGAATAGATGAGGAAGATGATAGTAATAATGACGTATTTTTATATCGGTCTGATGATGATAGTAGAATTAAAACAAACATAGAGAAGCATAAGTCTCACATTACTGAGAGTGGTTGTCGTAATGTAATTAAACTTATGAAAATCTGGAAAAACAAATGGAATGTAAAGTTTAAATCATTTGCTATGGAATTATTGGTTATACAGGCTTTAGAGGATTCGGTTGCTACAGGCTTGAAGGATAGAACTAAAGAAGTTTTAGAGTATATTGTAGACAATGTTGAGGATATCAACCTAATAGATCCTGCCAACTCAAATAATAACGTTGCTGATGTAATTGAATATCACAAAAAACTATTTATGAAAACCACTGCATCTAATTGTTTAAGTTATTTAGATGATGACAATGATAGTCAATTATCTGCTTGGAAAAAGGTATTTAATGACTTCACTGGTACAACTAATAATAGTTATTATACAGGTTCCAGTGTGGTGAAGAGGAATACGTCCGATTGGGGGAGGCAACCAGATAGAAGACATGGATAA
- a CDS encoding TnsD family Tn7-like transposition protein, translated as MHDNFRGYYPEELLKSLHAGVGQWLFNISRKHRQSFHPYYHILMLNFLGLDVQSVFKENSFESNPFGKPKWPCLNVVCSEYKKDLIEEVTIRSCEKTKKPIGRFTCLTCGFSYTRQGRDQEQEDRYKYTRIMNFGSIWENELQSLVEENLSYREIARRMNADVGTVIKYANGKKSEVKSKVEHYSKKAILEQKRQIWIKLQQGKPELSKTALRNQEPSTYAFLYRNDREWLNDHSPKLRKIKSVNQRVDWQKRDQEILKSVQKATEDIQNRPGKPKMITVKAIGDAIGERALLEQHMDKMPETKAFIDDVCESDKEFRQRRIKYVIEKMDDDGEKIRVWKVLRQAGIKKNFYEEVNELLHSCLIDMG; from the coding sequence TTGCATGATAATTTTCGTGGGTATTATCCTGAAGAATTGCTGAAGAGTCTTCATGCAGGTGTTGGACAATGGTTATTCAATATTTCTCGTAAACACCGACAGTCTTTTCATCCTTATTATCACATATTGATGCTAAATTTTCTTGGATTGGATGTTCAATCGGTGTTTAAGGAGAATTCATTTGAAAGTAACCCCTTTGGTAAACCCAAATGGCCTTGTTTGAACGTTGTGTGTTCAGAGTATAAGAAAGATCTCATTGAAGAGGTTACTATTAGAAGTTGTGAGAAAACAAAGAAACCAATTGGAAGGTTTACTTGCCTCACATGTGGTTTTTCCTATACAAGGCAAGGTAGGGATCAAGAGCAAGAAGATCGGTATAAGTATACTCGTATTATGAACTTTGGTTCCATATGGGAAAATGAGCTACAATCTTTGGTAGAAGAAAACCTAAGTTATCGGGAGATTGCTCGAAGGATGAATGCAGATGTTGGAACCGTGATTAAATATGCAAACGGTAAAAAGAGTGAAGTTAAATCCAAAGTAGAACATTATTCAAAGAAGGCTATATTGGAACAAAAACGTCAAATCTGGATAAAGTTACAGCAAGGAAAACCAGAGCTATCCAAAACAGCGTTGAGGAATCAAGAGCCCTCTACTTATGCCTTTTTATATAGAAATGATAGAGAATGGTTAAACGATCATTCACCTAAATTGCGAAAGATTAAGAGTGTAAATCAACGAGTAGATTGGCAGAAAAGAGATCAGGAAATATTAAAGAGTGTTCAAAAGGCGACAGAGGATATACAAAACAGACCTGGTAAGCCGAAAATGATAACAGTTAAAGCTATTGGGGATGCAATCGGAGAAAGAGCGTTATTGGAGCAACATATGGACAAAATGCCTGAAACTAAAGCATTTATAGATGATGTTTGTGAATCAGACAAAGAGTTTCGACAACGGCGGATAAAATATGTCATTGAGAAAATGGATGATGACGGAGAGAAGATAAGAGTTTGGAAGGTGCTTAGACAGGCTGGAATTAAGAAAAACTTCTACGAAGAAGTGAATGAGCTTCTTCATAGTTGTTTGATAGACATGGGGTAG
- a CDS encoding Tn7-like element transposition protein TnsE produces MIRYLAEFYKHLSVSVNFVYLPLGRKFSYLPDGRRRVCAIVRASTNLKTSYKLEIAVPDNRSLLTLLMLSKGNYVNNEHIINNLPNNLANSSGSWSHSFLQNQESIKIKHFKETQDQWAFRLFRFL; encoded by the coding sequence ATGATTAGGTATCTTGCTGAATTTTATAAACACTTAAGTGTTTCTGTGAATTTTGTTTATCTTCCTTTAGGACGGAAGTTTTCATATTTGCCGGATGGGAGAAGGAGAGTATGTGCGATTGTCAGAGCATCGACTAATTTGAAGACATCTTATAAACTAGAAATTGCAGTTCCGGATAATCGTTCATTATTAACTTTATTAATGCTATCTAAAGGAAATTATGTTAATAACGAACATATTATTAATAATTTACCTAATAATTTGGCGAATTCTAGTGGTAGTTGGAGCCATTCCTTTTTACAAAATCAGGAGAGTATAAAGATAAAGCACTTCAAAGAAACTCAAGATCAATGGGCTTTTAGGCTTTTTAGATTCTTGTGA
- a CDS encoding ThiF family adenylyltransferase has product MDKGILWYEKMPEVFEREKHFLESKGFLLNKHSDTVEFIGKSSVLKEYPLRIIYPNGYPSFPPTVISDVKDELVLVRHQRKLTKSLCCFGFSSERWRADFTAREVLQEAEELIVNYSPLTIDEESGIYNDFVPEPIVNQYNYADGGILIPPPFGDMVLSDLESVNDMVINYSVRQKRGMLKSITLQNENNDAHSGYKDWFEGSTLYRSKIYMVNSPPPLTTENIKSWLVENNIRIKPSKNQFLFFVFEDEWGKKGNKRMAWIALKILQGTASWIQCYLVSEDDHKIRTPYGSLLRNHVVTIVGSGSLGSIVSTTLAQEGVNEFNLFDYDTYEPSNAIRHQVKQYWYGLPKVIGVGDRIRELAPMAKVDVYEVAVGNIKDSSFYQRINEVLVNSDIIVDTTGEHSVSHFLNRLCVNNKIPLIISSVTNGAWSCEVVKCIPNHSGCWGCWNRNHGQQKPPSSPAGEMQFAPGCDQPTFIGGISSVNIAGGLVSQAVMDTLLGVDLDKKHYILWSERDHGGNRNYSVEYLSNPALEDCDVCYENQ; this is encoded by the coding sequence ATGGATAAAGGGATATTATGGTATGAAAAGATGCCAGAGGTTTTTGAGAGGGAGAAACATTTCCTCGAATCAAAAGGCTTCTTATTAAATAAACATAGTGATACTGTCGAGTTTATTGGAAAATCATCAGTTTTAAAAGAGTATCCATTGAGAATTATATATCCAAACGGATACCCTTCGTTTCCGCCTACGGTGATTAGTGATGTTAAAGATGAATTGGTTTTAGTACGGCACCAGAGGAAATTAACTAAGTCTTTATGTTGCTTTGGCTTTTCCTCTGAACGATGGAGAGCCGATTTTACGGCGAGGGAGGTTCTCCAAGAGGCTGAGGAACTAATAGTTAATTATTCACCATTAACAATTGACGAGGAATCTGGAATTTATAATGATTTTGTTCCAGAACCAATTGTAAACCAATATAATTATGCGGATGGTGGTATATTAATACCTCCACCGTTTGGAGATATGGTACTTTCTGATTTAGAGAGTGTAAATGATATGGTAATAAATTACTCTGTTAGACAAAAGAGAGGAATGCTCAAATCAATTACCTTACAAAATGAGAATAACGATGCACATTCTGGCTACAAGGATTGGTTCGAAGGTTCAACCTTATATAGGTCTAAGATTTACATGGTAAATAGCCCTCCACCATTGACAACTGAAAATATTAAGTCATGGTTGGTTGAGAATAACATTCGTATAAAACCAAGTAAAAATCAATTTTTATTCTTTGTTTTTGAAGATGAGTGGGGTAAAAAAGGAAATAAAAGAATGGCATGGATTGCCTTAAAAATCCTTCAGGGAACCGCCTCATGGATACAATGCTATTTGGTAAGTGAAGATGATCATAAAATTCGTACTCCTTATGGCTCCTTATTAAGAAATCATGTAGTTACAATAGTAGGGTCAGGTTCTTTAGGGTCAATTGTTTCAACTACTTTGGCACAAGAAGGAGTCAATGAATTTAATTTGTTTGATTATGATACTTATGAACCCTCGAATGCAATAAGACATCAAGTTAAACAGTATTGGTATGGGCTGCCTAAAGTAATTGGTGTTGGCGATAGAATCAGAGAATTAGCACCAATGGCAAAAGTAGATGTATATGAAGTTGCAGTAGGTAATATTAAAGATTCTTCTTTTTATCAAAGGATTAATGAGGTATTAGTAAACTCCGATATAATTGTAGATACTACAGGGGAGCACAGTGTATCACATTTTCTAAATAGACTTTGTGTTAATAATAAAATACCTCTAATTATTAGCTCCGTTACAAATGGGGCTTGGAGCTGTGAAGTTGTAAAATGTATACCTAATCATTCAGGATGTTGGGGTTGTTGGAATCGAAATCACGGACAGCAGAAACCTCCAAGTTCACCTGCAGGAGAAATGCAGTTTGCACCAGGCTGTGATCAACCAACATTCATTGGAGGAATATCAAGTGTTAATATTGCAGGTGGGTTAGTTTCGCAAGCTGTTATGGACACCTTGTTAGGTGTGGATTTGGATAAGAAACACTATATTTTATGGAGTGAAAGAGACCATGGAGGGAATCGGAACTATAGTGTGGAGTATTTAAGTAACCCTGCATTAGAGGACTGTGATGTATGTTATGAAAATCAATAA
- a CDS encoding M15 family metallopeptidase, with the protein MKKWGFFFLLILFFCVTFLNELNNLDSELPDGLYHVVSERSEQLIQQAKAQGIEVMITDDFRSFEEQNHLYTKGRTTEGEIITHAQGGESYHNYGLAIDFALLNQKKQPIWDMTFDDNGNGKSDWLEVVDIAKELGFQWGGDWQDFKDYPHLQMNFGRSIHDLQSGESPPRQSLYAGK; encoded by the coding sequence ATGAAGAAGTGGGGCTTTTTCTTTTTATTAATATTATTTTTCTGTGTAACTTTCTTAAATGAACTAAATAATCTAGATTCTGAACTGCCGGACGGGCTTTATCATGTCGTTTCCGAGCGAAGCGAACAGCTAATCCAACAGGCAAAGGCACAAGGAATTGAGGTCATGATTACAGATGATTTTCGCAGTTTTGAAGAACAAAATCATCTTTATACAAAAGGAAGAACTACAGAAGGAGAAATTATTACTCACGCTCAGGGAGGCGAGTCGTACCATAATTATGGACTAGCCATTGATTTTGCCTTACTAAATCAAAAGAAACAACCCATATGGGATATGACTTTCGATGATAACGGAAACGGAAAATCGGATTGGTTGGAAGTTGTCGACATTGCAAAAGAATTAGGCTTTCAATGGGGAGGAGACTGGCAGGACTTCAAAGATTACCCCCATTTACAAATGAATTTTGGACGGAGCATACATGATTTGCAAAGTGGAGAAAGCCCTCCTAGGCAATCCTTATACGCAGGGAAATAG
- a CDS encoding Mov34/MPN/PAD-1 family protein yields the protein MYVMKINKVLFTENSISNINEIIGQHELKTEVGGALVGYQQGEQLIITHASDPGENAKMSFDSIEIDGKYVTKFCNKLNELSNYKLYFLGDWHTHLSNNLNPSKRDLIAIQRLSKYIPAEYRDSLVTVIVNHYDPSKIGVYSLNSDSKLKAISCSKIPNPPWIIKYH from the coding sequence ATGTATGTTATGAAAATCAATAAAGTATTATTTACAGAGAATAGTATTTCCAATATAAATGAAATTATTGGTCAACATGAACTCAAAACTGAGGTAGGGGGTGCACTCGTTGGATATCAACAGGGAGAACAATTGATTATTACCCATGCCTCAGACCCAGGAGAAAATGCAAAAATGTCTTTTGATTCAATTGAAATTGATGGTAAATATGTAACTAAGTTTTGCAATAAACTTAACGAACTATCTAATTACAAATTGTACTTTTTGGGCGATTGGCATACGCATTTGTCTAATAATCTTAACCCGAGTAAAAGAGACTTAATTGCGATACAGCGTTTATCAAAGTATATCCCTGCAGAGTACAGGGACTCTTTAGTGACTGTAATTGTTAATCATTATGATCCATCAAAAATCGGTGTGTATTCTCTTAACAGTGATAGTAAGTTGAAAGCCATATCATGTTCCAAGATACCCAATCCACCTTGGATTATTAAGTATCATTGA
- a CDS encoding HAMP domain-containing sensor histidine kinase: MAKIKRSFRSKMVLLFGLSMFLSGSITYITFKVLQFYYHTEVQYGDFLAQLRILMRRFGDFNIFFILFILISFLFFFLLTKPYSIYFNEISNGIRNLAHGDFNHRVHIRSNDEFGEIALDINLASEKLQEAIQRGDFSESSKDQLVVNLAHDLRTPLTSVLGYLDLILKEENLTKEQTRHFLTIAFTKSQRLERLIDELFEITRMNYGMLPVGKKEINLTDLLNQLLEELYPLFEKNRLIARMNCDTHLPIMGDGDLLARVFANLMTNAIRYGYDGQYIDINGSIDENDVVIQVVNYGDSIPKDELPHLFDMFYIGDKSRTHKENSTGLGLFIAKNIVEQHNGSITAESSIIQTIFEVRLPNEVNEPIENNDL, encoded by the coding sequence ATGGCTAAAATAAAGCGTAGTTTTCGTTCGAAAATGGTACTTTTATTCGGGTTAAGCATGTTTTTATCAGGTAGTATAACGTATATAACTTTTAAAGTTCTCCAGTTCTATTATCACACAGAGGTTCAATACGGGGATTTTTTGGCTCAACTTCGCATTTTGATGAGGAGATTCGGGGATTTTAATATCTTTTTTATCTTATTTATTTTAATATCTTTTCTTTTTTTCTTTTTACTTACTAAGCCCTATTCTATCTATTTTAATGAGATTTCAAACGGAATTCGTAACCTTGCTCATGGTGACTTTAATCATAGAGTACATATTCGATCCAATGATGAGTTTGGTGAGATTGCCCTAGACATTAATTTGGCAAGTGAAAAATTACAAGAAGCGATTCAACGAGGGGATTTTTCAGAAAGCAGTAAGGATCAATTAGTCGTAAATTTAGCTCATGATTTGCGAACTCCGCTTACCTCTGTTCTAGGATATTTGGACTTAATCCTTAAAGAAGAAAACCTAACTAAAGAGCAAACTAGACATTTTTTAACGATTGCCTTTACTAAATCCCAACGCTTAGAAAGACTAATTGATGAATTATTTGAGATCACTAGAATGAATTATGGAATGCTTCCAGTCGGAAAAAAAGAAATAAATTTAACTGATCTTCTTAATCAATTATTAGAAGAATTGTATCCTTTATTTGAAAAGAACCGTTTAATTGCTCGGATGAATTGTGATACTCATTTACCTATTATGGGTGATGGAGATTTATTGGCACGTGTGTTCGCAAATCTTATGACTAATGCAATTCGTTATGGATATGACGGTCAGTATATTGATATTAATGGTTCTATTGATGAAAACGATGTGGTTATTCAGGTAGTTAATTACGGAGACAGCATTCCTAAAGATGAACTTCCACATCTCTTTGATATGTTCTATATCGGAGATAAGTCACGGACGCATAAAGAAAATAGCACAGGTCTTGGCTTGTTCATTGCTAAAAATATCGTGGAACAGCATAATGGATCGATTACTGCCGAAAGTAGTATAATCCAGACAATTTTTGAAGTCCGCTTGCCAAATGAGGTGAATGAACCCATTGAGAATAATGATCTTTGA
- a CDS encoding D-alanyl-D-alanine carboxypeptidase family protein, with protein MRRFLTFVKVSTIMIIVIFVLLRVEDTLNVNMKDFFHLFSTDDYVSPYIYVVDRETENVIYEKNSKSKAYPASLTKIMTTIVALENIDDLSAIAPIDIDTYREMVASNSSMAGFFGKEAVTYRDIVYGTILTSGGEAANSLAIHVGGSVEGFVQMMNDKAVELGLNGTHFTNPEGLHNKKQYTTASDMAKLLDYALDNGHFKTIFTTETFQTTPTADHPDGILLKSTVLTSLNKGEQNGFEIIGGKSGTTYEAGQCWATLGLVNDREYISIVMGAPLEDISHPDKAQIVDTLKLYTKIKSNE; from the coding sequence ATGAGAAGGTTTTTAACGTTTGTAAAAGTTTCAACGATCATGATAATTGTTATATTTGTATTACTTAGAGTAGAAGATACATTGAATGTAAATATGAAAGATTTTTTTCACCTTTTTAGTACCGATGATTATGTCAGTCCTTATATTTATGTGGTTGATAGGGAAACCGAAAATGTAATTTATGAAAAGAATTCTAAGTCTAAGGCATATCCTGCATCGCTCACAAAAATTATGACCACAATTGTAGCACTTGAGAATATTGATGACTTGTCTGCAATTGCTCCTATAGATATAGATACGTATCGGGAAATGGTTGCAAGCAACTCTTCAATGGCAGGATTTTTTGGAAAGGAAGCAGTAACATATCGGGATATTGTATATGGTACTATTTTAACTTCTGGTGGTGAGGCAGCTAACTCTTTAGCTATTCATGTGGGCGGAAGTGTGGAAGGCTTTGTTCAAATGATGAATGACAAGGCTGTTGAACTAGGATTAAATGGGACACACTTTACTAATCCTGAAGGCCTCCATAATAAAAAACAATATACGACAGCCTCTGATATGGCCAAGCTCTTAGATTATGCTTTAGATAATGGTCATTTTAAAACGATTTTTACAACAGAGACATTTCAAACAACGCCAACTGCAGACCATCCTGATGGAATTTTGTTAAAATCAACTGTTCTCACGTCCCTGAATAAAGGGGAGCAAAACGGTTTTGAAATTATTGGTGGAAAATCTGGTACAACGTATGAGGCTGGACAATGTTGGGCAACACTTGGGTTGGTAAATGATCGTGAATATATAAGTATCGTCATGGGGGCTCCACTAGAAGACATTAGTCATCCAGACAAAGCACAAATAGTGGATACGTTGAAATTGTATACAAAAATTAAATCAAATGAATAA